aatcgatgtggaTCGTCCAACAAACACTCACTGGGATATCCTAGTTTTGAAATAACTTTGATAATATATTacgaattttaagtctaactcaatcccataaaatctTAGTTGAGATTttcacccacttatatataataaaatgttttaatctctagtcAATCTAAGATCTCCAACCACACAGATGATCAACAACAAAAACatctttttcttcaaaataatgGTAAGATGGATGGATTGAACTCACCTCTTTGATAAGTTGATCAAGAAGAGGAAGAGCTGGCCCTTCTCTGAAGTCAATCTTGTGAGCCACTCCAGCCTTTTCAATCACAGGCAACCCCAGTTCATAATATTCCCGGTTAATATCCAATGCCAAGATCTGTTTCATTTGAACAAAACCTTTCATCACGCATATGCAGGTTATATATTATGTAAGAATCTATGCATTAAACACAaacttttttcccttttttacTTCTTCCTACAGAAATATGAGGTATGCGTATCTATGAATTAAGACCTTTCCATCAGATGGGAGAGCGAGGGCAGTGGAAAGCAAGGAGTAACCAGTGTAGACGCCAATCTCCATGGTGTTCTTGGCATTGATGAGCTTCAGCAGCATACCTAAAAGTTGTCCTTCGTCAGGCGGTGTAGCCAAGAGGTTCCTGTTTTACAGCATCGAGAAAACATTGAGAAAACATTGATTAATAATTCTAGGGTACATAATCATGATCTTATTACCAAGGGTGTTTTTCCGTCAACTCTCGTAGCTCCTTCAAGCTCTCGTGCTCTCTTGGGTACACACTGGTTTCAAGTATATACTGCAGTAATATTTGTGTTATGTACAGATGTTGGTGTTGTTgtggaaaaagaagaagaaaatgtttgTGATGGAATGAACCTGATAGAGTGCATCACTCTGAAGGAGACTCTTATGACGGAGTTGTTTGTGGCCAGCCATTTGATTTTGTTGTTGCTCTTCGTTGATGATAGTCATGATTGATATCTGTCTTTGGGATTTGTTCTCTGAATATTTGTTGCAGGTAAACAATGGCTCAGAACTCCTATTTATATAGAAAGTGAGTGCATGTGTTTGCAGCTATTTTCTATGATTGAGTTTGATGACAAAATTTCAAGGGTTGTTATGGGGTTGGTAAGTTGAAGCTTCCATTTGGAATTTTGCAGGATTCCTTTAGAGTGTGAAATAATATAATTCAAAGACTCTTAGCATAACTAACACATAATTGTCTTAAAGTGTTTGGAAAATCTTAATTTTCCATATGTTATATCTTCTATCCCTACTAAAACAACCGTGATTACCTAttcagaaatatttttttctttaatcagTAAAAGAATTCATTAACAATGAAAGATGCTTAAGTTATTCACAATTGTTTTAACACCCTATTAAAATTGTTACAACCCAAAATGACAAgaatatttgtaattaattgaaaataaaagtagaaattagatataaaaaaattaaataataattacaattaataGATATGAATTAGACTGTTTTAATGTATTTGTCAATTTTTTAAGTGTTGATCACACCGAAAAGATCAAATCAATACATTtgaaatcaaattacatataaaatttaaacatgAAATCGTATAAGCAaatattcaaaaacaaaaaaacacaaacataTTTGTAAGAAATATAACTACCAAAATATGTGTATATGTGTATAtgaaacaatattattttttaaagcacaaatcaacaaatttaaaataaggaACATAGGATCAATAAGAGCAAAGCAGTAATTAACAAATTTAAGaactaatatataattatattgacAAAAACTTTTAATTAGtcgtaaaatataaataaaaaaatcaatgtaAATGACAAAACATATCACAACCAACCAACAATAgcaaataatttaggatttgtgttttttaggattttgaataatttataaattttatttatttcatatctTCATTTAAAtaggatattaaataatttaggattttgatttattatgattttgtaTAATTTATGGATTTTATTTACTTCCGATACTTTATTTAAGTAGAGcattaaataattaagaatttatatttatttaaaattttgaataatttagaaaatttaattacttcaaatttttatttaagtaagacattaaataattcATGATATGTATTTGtttcatattaaataatttggaatttttaataatttataaattttatttatttcaaacttttatttaagtaagacattaaataattcatgatttatatttatttaagattttgaataacttagaaattttatttatttcatatttttatttaagtatgactttaaataatttaggtttgtattgataaaaaaattacaatttagaatttgtatctatttaggattttgaaaaacttagaaatttcatttattttatatttttatttaggtaggccatataataatttaagatttgtgtttatttaggatcttgaataatttaaaaataatttaatatattttaaattcaaataatggAATAGCATTAGGCATTCTCTATACAGCAGACATTCACTTGTACATGCAAAAGTTATAGACGTAGGGTTTATGCTTTGGTCTACTCTCCCGTAGACGTAGACGCTTCCTTTAGATACTCCCTATAGGTGCAACTATTAGCTTGGGTGGTGGTTGTATAAGAAGGAGAACATAATTTTTACTATataatttaagtatttaatactattattaataaaaacaaacaataaaagttaaaaataataatttaaatttgtatttatttaggattttgaataacttaagaaatttatatttttattcaaataatacattaaaaaaattcttattttttgtatttatttaggatgtggaataatttagaaattttatttattaaatttattttttgtatttatttaggatgtggaataatttagaaattttatttattagtttttttactcaagtataacattaaataatttagatttgtatttatttagatttttaagttatttaataattttatttatttcagattttttttatagtaggacataaaataatataggatttgtatttatttagaatttttaatagtttaaaatttttatttatttcacatatttgtaattaaataatttatgaattttacatatttcaaatttttattaaaataatatactaaataatttataatttctatttaggTTTAGTGaccatttttttcaatattttttttagaaaaatacaattttattcttatatttttagaaAGTTGAGTATAATCGTAAAGTTTGTTTAATAGTTCAGTGTAATTTTTCTTCTATTGAATTGTCATCATTATAACAGATTTATCTGATAAGGTTTATTTGATtccaatataaataataattttttaataacaatttttaacatcatataattttattctactTCCTTCTACTTtcattttagtaatttttttttctcaactcaATCATAAATCACCTTTCCATTACAAGGGATCTATATTAAATTCCTCCTCTATCAAAGTTTGAAAATATACAAATGTCAATGTGTTCcaattattacaataaaaaaattaggacTCAGGTACACAAGTTGATCCACAATTATTTAATCCATATAATATATGATACAGTTCACATGTTAAATTACGttcattatttaattttaggGTAAGACTTTTGAGTGTTTTTCATTGtcaaacataaaattaaacatCACTAAATTATAGAAAGGAGGAAAATAAGAATATGAAGAATGACTATATATATCACCA
The sequence above is a segment of the Phaseolus vulgaris cultivar G19833 chromosome 2, P. vulgaris v2.0, whole genome shotgun sequence genome. Coding sequences within it:
- the LOC137810104 gene encoding caffeoyl-CoA O-methyltransferase 2-like gives rise to the protein MTIINEEQQQNQMAGHKQLRHKSLLQSDALYQYILETSVYPREHESLKELRELTEKHPWNLLATPPDEGQLLGMLLKLINAKNTMEIGVYTGYSLLSTALALPSDGKILALDINREYYELGLPVIEKAGVAHKIDFREGPALPLLDQLIKEEKNKGTFDFIFVDADKDNYLNYHNRVIELVKVGGMIAYDNTLWNGSVVAPPDAPLLDYIKYYRDFVIELNQALAVDSRVEICQLPVGDGITLCRRII